The following proteins are encoded in a genomic region of Pagrus major chromosome 16, Pma_NU_1.0:
- the anxa14 gene encoding annexin A2, producing the protein MDPDYFKSHNMWWGTLGTVRPFSNFNPEQDATEIQAALEKKDAVTLLSILTNRSNEQRQVIAKTFEELTKMDLAAGLKKALAGDLETLLLELLMPPLHYEAQRLQQAMAGLGTDEDSLLEILCTRSGKQLQEISAAYQQVYKKDLEKEVKGEASGDFAKLLVALLNKEDVSGVVRRDVEYLISSLNGKKADAGPWIDILTSRDSDHLNDVLLGLELAAGQMVEQLLEKSFSGDIRLGLTVLVKCIQDPYHYLAQRLTNKKTPIVQGIMVSHSEEDLLCIRAAYLKLTGTSLYTALQKQFKGDHLQALLAICRSED; encoded by the exons ATGGACCCTGACTACTTCAAATCTCAT AACATGTGGTGGGGCACCCTTGGAACGGTGCGGCCTTTTTCCAATTTCAATCCTGAGCAGGACGCCACGGAGATCCAGGCAGCGCTGGAGAAGAAAG ATGCGGTGACTCTGTTGAGTATCCTCACCAATCGGAGCAACGAACAGAGACAAGTGATCGCCAAGACGTTCGAAGAGTTAACAAAAATG GACCTGGCAGCTGGTTTGAAGAAAGCTCTGGCTGGAGATCTGGAGACTCTCCTGTTGGAACTGCTGATGCCTCCTCTGCATTATGAGGCTCAACGCCTGCAGCAGGCCATGGCA ggtctCGGCACAGATGAGGATTCACTACTGGAGATCCTGTGTACACGATCCGGAAAGCAGCTTCAAGAAATTAGCGCTGCATACCAACAAG TGTATAAGAAGGACCTGGAGAAGGAAGTGAAAGGAGAAGCCAGTGGAGATTTTGCTAAGCTTCTTGTCGCTCTGCTAAAT AAAGAAGATGTTTCCGGTGTTGTTCGAAGAGACGTTGAG TATCTCATTTCGTCACTAAATGGTAAAAAAGCTGATGCAGGACCATGGATCGACATACTGACCTCCAGAGACTCAGACCATCTTAACGATG TGCTGTTGGGGCTGGAGCTGGCGGCAGGACAGATGGTGGAACAGCTTTTGGAGAAAAGCTTCTCAGGAGACATCAGGCTGGGTTTGACAGTTTTAG TAAAGTGCATTCAGGACCCCTATCACTACCTCGCCCAAAGACTGACAAACAAGAAG ACACCAATAGTGCAGGGGATTATGGTGTCTCACAGTGAGGAAGATCTGCTGTGTATCCGAGCCGCCTACCTGAAATTAACAGGCACTTCCCTCTACACTGCTCTACAG aAACAGTTCAAAGGAGATCACCTACAGGCTCTGCTGGCCATCTGTAGATCTGAAGATTAA